Proteins encoded together in one Micromonospora auratinigra window:
- a CDS encoding winged helix-turn-helix domain-containing protein, translating to MTREQQRDPGADGAAPDAYPTNGLDDTVHQRHRLGILTIAAEVERVEVAYLRDALELTAGNLSRHVSVLEEADLVEVEKGYHGRRPRTWIRITEAGRRALHAELDALQELLRRHRQAGAAH from the coding sequence GTGACGCGCGAGCAGCAACGCGACCCCGGGGCCGACGGAGCGGCACCCGACGCGTACCCGACCAACGGCCTGGACGACACCGTGCACCAGCGGCACCGGCTCGGCATCCTCACCATTGCCGCCGAGGTCGAACGGGTGGAGGTGGCCTACCTCCGGGACGCCCTGGAACTCACCGCCGGCAACCTCTCCCGCCACGTCAGCGTGTTGGAGGAGGCGGACCTCGTCGAGGTGGAGAAGGGCTACCACGGCCGACGACCGCGGACCTGGATCAGGATCACCGAAGCGGGCCGGCGGGCCCTGCACGCCGAACTCGACGCGTTGCAGGAACTCCTGCGCCGGCACCGGCAGGCCGGGGCGGCCCACTGA